GACAAGATGTTTGCGAAACAGTCCCGGAACAGAGTGGTGGTCCAGCGTGCTTAAAGAAGCCTTGGAAAAGAAGCTCGATTACGACGAACTGTCCAACTGTATGCGCTGTGGCTTCTGTCAGCCAGCCTGTCCGACCTTTCGGGAAACTGGCTATGAGGCGGCTTCTCCACGAGGTCGCATCGCCTTGATGAAAGCCGTAGCAGACGGTGTCATGGAGCCGGACAAAGATTTCGTCGACCAAATGAATCTGTGTCTAGGCTGCCGGGCATGTGAGCCGGTATGTCCAGCAGGTGTGCCGTACGGTCAGCTGATCGAGCAGACGCGAGAAGCGATCGAAGAGGCGCAGGAGCATCCATGGTGGGTCAAAGCCGTCCGCAGGCTCGCGTTTTTCCACCTGTTTCCTCATCAGAAGCGCATGTACCAGCTCGGCGGACTCCTGCGCTTCTATCAACGCTCAGGTGTGCAAAAAGCCGTTCGCAAGCTGGGGGTGCTGTCCATCCTGCCAAAGCAAATGCGGGAAATGGAAGCGATTATACCAGAAGCAAGCAGTAAAGGCATTGTGGACTACTTTGGCGGCACTGTCATTCCGGCCGTTGGAGAGCGCAAGTATCGTGTCGGGATGTTTCACGGCTGCATCATGGATGTCCTGTTCAATGAGACGAATCGCAACACCGTTCGGCTTTTGAGTGAGGCAGGCTGTGAGGTCATCATCGCTCCAGACCAGGTTTGCTGCGGCGCTCTCCATGCACATAGCGGTGAACGTGAACAGGCTCGCCATCTGGCGCGAAAAAATGTGGCTGCTTTTCACAAGGCTGACGTGGATTTCATTGTATCCAATGCAGGTGGTTGCGGGGCGATGCTTCTAGAATACGACCACTTGCTGGCAAAAGATGCCCTGTGGCAGGAGAAAGCACAATGGTTCGCTTCACGAGTAAAGGATATTAGCGAGGTACTTACACGCCTTGTTGAGCCAAAAGAATGGCAGTCATTGTCGCAACGAATCACCTATCAATCCTCCTGTCACCTGCGCAACGGGATGAAGGTGACCAAAGAGCCAGTGAGCCTCTTGCAAGCCATTCCGGGTGCTACATACGTACAGCTACGCGAAGGAGATCGCTGCTGCGGCTCTGCGGGTATTTACAATCTGGTGCAGCCTGAGATGGCCGGGAGTCTTTTAGACGAAAAAATGGGGCATGTAGCGGCTACCCAAGCAGACATTCTTGTGACATCGAATCCGGGCTGTCTGTTGCAAATGAAAGCAGGCATTCACCAGGCAGGACTAGAAGGAAAGATGGAAGCCGTGCAC
The window above is part of the Brevibacillus brevis NBRC 100599 genome. Proteins encoded here:
- a CDS encoding (Fe-S)-binding protein, producing the protein MLKEALEKKLDYDELSNCMRCGFCQPACPTFRETGYEAASPRGRIALMKAVADGVMEPDKDFVDQMNLCLGCRACEPVCPAGVPYGQLIEQTREAIEEAQEHPWWVKAVRRLAFFHLFPHQKRMYQLGGLLRFYQRSGVQKAVRKLGVLSILPKQMREMEAIIPEASSKGIVDYFGGTVIPAVGERKYRVGMFHGCIMDVLFNETNRNTVRLLSEAGCEVIIAPDQVCCGALHAHSGEREQARHLARKNVAAFHKADVDFIVSNAGGCGAMLLEYDHLLAKDALWQEKAQWFASRVKDISEVLTRLVEPKEWQSLSQRITYQSSCHLRNGMKVTKEPVSLLQAIPGATYVQLREGDRCCGSAGIYNLVQPEMAGSLLDEKMGHVAATQADILVTSNPGCLLQMKAGIHQAGLEGKMEAVHIVDLLARVQQEEKPLSPLE